The proteins below are encoded in one region of Lactuca sativa cultivar Salinas chromosome 3, Lsat_Salinas_v11, whole genome shotgun sequence:
- the LOC111912516 gene encoding vegetative cell wall protein gp1, translating into MKSHCFLLAFFLLVATSVAHVGFGAPISISLSSTPSLPIGYPQPNTPSLTVVPGTPACNDTPPPSPTVSPPVYTPPPVPNPPVPAPTPSISPSPAPSVVACPPVATPPVSSPPPPVPYNRRLKPQPITPISPPIPTPPLLPTPAPSISPTPAPSVVACPPVATPPPVPYNRGLKPLPITPTPPPIINPPFLDPPTVAPSPANSPSISPGLPCNDTTLPPVAPPLPYPPNTPPYNPPDVTPLPPVIPPTIPPFPTNTPPPPVTPLVSPPPPPPPVPVLPPSPVTPAPAPLPCPTNPPPPPPPCITTAPPPTNSTPPSPNPPKMPPYIPSPSIPPNYPVIPIPSPPCNNDAVIGKQPIH; encoded by the exons ATGAAGTCTCATTGCTTCCTTTTGGCCTTTTTTCTCTTGGTTGCAACTTCT gttgcaCATGTTGGTTTTGGAGCACCAATTTCCATATCACTCTCTTCGACACCATCGCTACCTATCGGTTACCCCCAACCCAACACCCCTTCACTCACCGTGGTTCCAGGTACACCAGCATGTAACGACACACCTCCGCCATCACCCACCGTATCTCCGCCAGTTTATACACCTCCACCAGTTCCAAACCCACCCGTACCTGCTCCAACACCGTCTATTTCACCCAGCCCTGCACCATCTGTGGTAGCTTGCCCACCTGTTGCTACACCACCTGTCAGTTCACCACCGCCGCCGGTGCCCTATAATCGCCGACTTAAACCACAACCTATCACTCCGATTTCACCACCCATTCCAACTCCACCACTCCTACCTACTCCGGCACCGTCTATTTCACCCACCCCTGCACCGTCTGTGGTAGCTTGTCCACCTGTAGCTACACCGCCGCCGGTGCCTTATAATCGAGGACTTAAACCACTGCCCATCACTccgactccaccacctataatcaATCCGCCATTCCTAGACCCACCAACCGTCGCTCCTTCTCCGGCCAACTCACCTAGTATTTCTCCGGGTTTGCCCTGCAACGACACAACTCTACCACCTGTAGCTCCACCCCTTCCTTATCCACCCAACACTCCACCTTATAACCCACCTGATGTAACACCACTACCTCCAGTGATACCACCGACAATTCCTCCATTTCCAACTAACACTCCACCACCTCCGGTGACACCGTTAGTTTCACcgccacctccacctccaccagTTCCTGTTTTACCACCCAGTCCAGTGACGCCGGCACCTGCACCGCTTCCATGTCCAACCAACCCTCCACCTCCCCCGCCACCTTGCATCACCACCGCTCCACCACCAACTAACTCAACTCCACCATCTCCGAATCCACCCAAGATGCCACCATACATTCCCTCACCAAGTATTCCACCAAATTACCCTGTCATCCCTATCCCCTCACCACCTTGCAACAATGATGCAGTGATAGGCAAGCAGCCTATACACTGA
- the LOC111912517 gene encoding uncharacterized protein LOC111912517, whose translation MGQKGGRDAFVSQVLRRQIEAEDHKYKARLRVFIIVVRLLLKIGLPFRGHDESVNSEHRGLYIEVLKAIRETSEDIFNNTLENAPKNNQLISPKIQKELVQCFAQEVLLSIREEICQDVFALLVDESSDVSKKEQMVVVLRYVDSLGFVKERFISLVHVKDTSSLTLKNAINEIRGQGYNWASNMRGKFNDLKSLILQENDKAFYVHCFAHQLQLVVVAIAKKHDGVSDFFEQISLVVHVVCASCKRKDLLREQAREMVQKGLCSGELETGRGLNQETTLVRAGETRWGSHFNTLTSLMKLFANVLVDLDFVKEEGGSLANRQQASGILAYFKSYEFVFYLHMMYGILHLMSTLSKQLQRKDLDILEAASIVRGTMEALQYFRNIGFASILPKTSSFCQAHEIDTLDME comes from the exons ATGGGACAAAAAGGAGGGAGAGATGCATTTGTTTCCCAAG TCTTGAGGAGGCAAATCGAAGCAGAGGACCATAAATATAAAGCTCGATTACGTGTTTTTATTATTGTTGTTAGACTTTTATTGAAAATCGGTTTACCGTTTCGTGGTCATGACGAGTCGGTTAACTCGGAACATAGAGGGCTTTACATTGAAGTGTTAAAAGCCATTCGAGAGACAAGTGAAGATATTTTCAACAATACTTTAGAAAATGCTCCTAAAAACAATCAACTAATTTCACCTAAAATTCAAAAAGAACTTGTGCAATGTTTTGCACAAGAAGTACTTTTGAGTATTCGTGAAGAGATTTGTCAAGATGTTTTTGCTTTACTAGTTGATGAATCTAGTGATGTTTCAAAAAAGGAACAAATGGTTGTTGTTTTGCGTTATGTCGATAGTCTTGGCTTTGTGAAAGAAAGATTCATAAGTCTAGTGCACGTGAAGGATACATCCTCTTTGACACTCAAAAACGCCATAAATGAA atAAGAGGACAAGGTTACAATTGGGCTAGCAATATGCGAGGGAAATTCAATGATTTGAAATCTTTGATATTACAAGAGAATGACAAGGCTTTTTATGTACATTGCTTTGCACACCAACTTCAATTAGTAGTTGTGGCTATAGCAAAGAAGCATGATGGTGTTAGTGACTTTTTTGAGCAAATTTCGTTGGTGGTTCATGTTGTTTGTGCCTCGTGTAAAAGAAAAGACTTACTACGAGAGCAAGCAAGAGAAATGGTGCAAAAAGGCTTGTGTAGTGGTGAACTTGAAACCGGAAGAGGGTTAAATCAAGAGACTACACTAGTTCGAGCGGGAGAAACAAGATGGGGTTCACATTTCAACACACTCACAAGTTTGATGAAGTTGTTTGCGAATGTTCTTGTAGATTTAGATTTTGTGAAAGAGGAGGGAGGGTCATTGGCAAACCGTCAACAAGCATCTGGAATCTTAGCATATTTTAAATCATATGAGTTCGTGTTTTACTTACATATGATGTATGGCATTTTACACCTCATGAGTACATTGTCAAAGCAACTTCAAAGAAAAGATCTAGACATTTTAGAAGCGGCTTCGATAGTTAGAGGGACAATGGAGGCATTACAATATTTTAGAAACATAGGGTTTGCTAGCATTTTGCCAAAAACATCATCATTTTGTCAAGCACATGAAATTGATACTTTAGATATGGAATAG